The following coding sequences lie in one Monomorium pharaonis isolate MP-MQ-018 chromosome 1, ASM1337386v2, whole genome shotgun sequence genomic window:
- the LOC105839464 gene encoding LOW QUALITY PROTEIN: band 3 anion transport protein (The sequence of the model RefSeq protein was modified relative to this genomic sequence to represent the inferred CDS: inserted 1 base in 1 codon) codes for MPEATAGSSGKSFLQRARGKVLRWLRRSLRTTHQIDGHAAETGPELDEEMEKVFAMDAGEKFDVARLGSPSESAGSDRDRDRGPPPRYGGDRDFNQYRKKSYPHPHMPLKSLHSRSMRRHLSPEGSTAEVPTEEDHGNIQARNNEIQEVDGMNRNGLRSIVTAEAEVDDDEETMEETENVGSSENEAPISERAASGFSDSPTIGSPRVQFERIKEEDPSGVQTPEVPMGTTPSGHEEDRSRRRHQKHEHKRHHHKSRKYSLQEDPQWRKRSGAGLPDSSSLLARRVSVQPEEASTLQELDIDDLESHRSDDPRGMRRHKAAHLTVQIGRRKEGGIPHDTFKKMYDHSPHEVFVQLDELHGLGEEREWRETARWIKYEEDVEEGADRWGRPHVASLSFHSLLNLRRCLETGVVLLDLEEKDLPGLAYRVVEQMVIEELILAQDRPVVMRALLLRHRHVHEHERGFRFGGKRSYSSYTSLQNLHDAKPKIVSSNLALDSNHTVVDIKEELTYMSSSEDLKKGHNEYILKRIPAGAEATVVLVGAVDFLDQPTIAFVRLAEGVYMPSITEVTIPVRFMFTLLGPRNADLDYHEIGRSISTLMANTSFHKIAYKANERRELLSAINEFLDDSIVLPPGDWERQALLPFDELKAKSEAIRKRKAKALEEKSKPVQSEAAVKKALLAGEEEKKPPEDDDDPLRRTRRPFGGLINDIKRRYPFYLSDFTDGLSSSCLAAAIFMYFAALCTAITFGGLLSDKTHNVIGISETLVSGSWTGVIMALFATQPLVIIGTTGPLLLFDESLYNFCLANELEFLTVRVYVGAWMGIIALAIASVEGSVLVRLFTRFTEEIFTGLISILYIVETFIKLYNYFVRNPLLHEYNFGPGLNETTYPLYITEMKVTRSPWNGTEEILRLKNVRELVPSRDMAELSINQPNTALMCTILCLGTFLGAYYLRIFRNSHYLGRSARRAFGDFGVPISIIVFVLIDYLFMVKTEKLLVPEGLSPTIPGRNWFVSPAGFEKPIPLWMALACVVPALLVYILVFMETQISELIIDKKERKLRKGNGYHMDIVVVCLMNVGCGLMGAPWCSAASVRSLTHVSAVTVMSRTHAPGDKPHIVEVKEQRVSALLVAILIGVSVLMAPLLRRVPMSVLLGVFLYMGISSTNGVQLFDRVKLXFMPVKHHGTANYVRRVQTYKMHIFTSIQILCLAVLWIVKSTRAALALPFFLILMIPLRAQMSHFFTTAELRALDSKGPEHEVEDELDFYEEAPLPG; via the exons TGAAGGATCGACGGCGGAAGTGCCCACCGAGGAGGACCATGGCAATATCCAGGCGAGGAATAATGAGATCCAGGAAGTCGATGGGATGAACCGTAATGGATTGCGATCAATCGTCACAGCCGAGGCCGAGGTCGATGACGACGAAGAAACGATGGAGGAAACCGAAAATGTGGGCAGCAGCGAGAATGAGGCGCCGATCTCAGAAAGGGCGGCCTCTGGTTTCAGCGATAGTCCAACCATTGGTAGTCCGAGAGTGCAATTCGAGAGGATTAAGGAAGAAGATCCGTCGGGCGTGCAAACACCGGAAGTACCGATGGGCACTACTCCGAGTGGCCACGAAGAAGATCGAAGTCGCCGGCGACATCAAAAACATGAGCATAA ACGTCACCATCACAAATCTCGCAAATACTCTCTGCAGGAGGACCCACAATGGCGAAAGCGATCGGGAGCCGGTCTTCCAGACAGTTCGAGCCTACTGGCACGACGTGTGAGCGTTCAACCGGAAGAAGCAAGCACCCTACAGGAACTTGATATTGATGATTTGGAGTCGCATCGCAGTGACGATCCGCGCGGCATGCGGCGGCACAAAGCCGCCCACTTAACGGTACAGATCGGCCGACGGAAAGAGGGTGGCATCCCCCATGACACCTTCAAGAAGATGTACGATCACTCGCCGCACGAGGTATTCGTCCAGCTGGACGAATTGCACGGCCTCGGCGAGGAGCGTGAGTGGCGCGAGACCGCCAGGTGGATTAAATACGAGGAAGACGTTGAGGAGGGTGCTGACCGATGGGGAAGGCCTCACGTGGCTTCCCTCAGCTTCCACTCGCTGTTGAATCTTCGCCGTTGCCTAGAGACCGGTGTGGTCCTCCTCGATCTCGAGGAGAAGGATCTGCCTGGATTGGCCTACAGGGTGGTCGAGCAGATGGTCATCGAAGAGCTCATTCTGGCCCAGGACCGACCGGTCGTAATGAGGGCGCTCCTTCTTAGGCACAGACACGTACACGAGCACGAGCGCGGTTTTCGATTCGGTGGCAAGAGGAGCTATTCCAGTTATACCAGCCTTCAG AATCTGCACGACGCGAAGCCGAAGATTGTGTCATCGAATCTAGCGCTCGACAGTAATCACACAGTGGTCGATATCAAAGAGGAGCTAACATACATGAGCAGTAGTGAGGATTTGAAGAAGGGCCACAACGAGTACATTCTCAAAAGAATTCCAGCCGGTGCCGAGGCGACAGTCGTACTTGTCGGCGCAGTCGATTTTCTGGATCAGCCAACGATTGCCTTTGTACGATTGGCCGAAGGTGTATATATGCCGTCCATTACGGAAGTCACGATACCGGTCAGATTCATGTTTACTTTGTTGGGGCCGAGAAATGCAGATCTGGACTATCACGAGATCGGCCGTTCGATCTCTACCCTGATGGCAAACACATCGTTCCACAAGATCGCTTACAAAGCCAACGAAAGGCGAGAGTTACTTTCAGCTATCAATGAGTTCCTTGACGATTCAATTGTACTGCCACCTGGCGACTGGGAGAGACAGGCCCTGCTACCATTTGACGAACTCAAGGCGAAAAGCGAGGCCATTAGAAAACGGAAGGCGAAAGCGCTCGAAGAAAAGAGCAAACCGGTGCAAAGTGAGGCAGCCGTAAAGAAAG CTCTTCTCGCCGGCGAGGAAGAAAAGAAGCCACCTGAGGACGATGACGATCCGTTGCGACGTACCAGACGACCATTCGGCGGCCTCATCAATGACATTAAACGTCGCTATCCTTTCTATTTATCTGATTTTACGGACGGCCTGAGCTCGTCCTGTCTCGCGGCGGCCATCTTCATGTATTTCGCCGCACTGTGTACCGCTATCACCTTCGGCGGCCTTTTGAGCGACAAAACGCATAATGTAATAGGTATCTCCGAGACTCTGGTCTCCGGCTCGTGGACGGGCGTGATAATGGCACTATTTGCAACTCAACCGTTGGTGATTATCGGCACGACCGGTCCGCTGTTGCTCTTTGACGAGAGCTTGTACAACTTCTGTTTGGCGAACGAGCTCGAGTTTCTCACCGTGCGAGTGTATGTTGGCGCCTGGATGGGTATCATTGCTCTGGCAATCGCTTCCGTTGAAGGTTCGGTCCTCGTGCGACTTTTCACGCGCTTCACCGAGGAGATTTTCACGGGACTGATCTCTATTCTTTACATCGTTGAGACGTTCATCAAGCTTTACAACTATTTTGTCCGTAATCCTCTTCTTCACGAGTATAACTTCGGGCCGGGCCTCAATGAGACAACTTATCCACTTTATATTACCGAAATGAAGGTCACCAGATCGCCATGGAACGGGACCGAAGAAATTTTGCGCTTGAAAAACGTTCGCGAACTAGTGCCGAGCCGCGACATGGCCGAATTGTCGATTAATCAGCCCAATACAGCTTTGATGTGTACTATACTTTGTTTGGGTACCTTTCTGGGTGCCTATTACTTAAGGATCTTTCGTAACAGCCACTATCTGGGCCGTAGCGCTCGTAGAGCCTTCGGAGATTTTGGTGTGCCTATTAGCATCATCGTCTTCGTTCTGATCGACTATCTATTTATGGTAAAAACGGAAAAGCTGCTAGTTCCCGAAGGACTTTCCCCAACTATACCCGGTAGAAATTGGTTCGTGTCTCCCGCTGGATTCGAGAAACCTATACCGCTTTGGATGGCTTTAGCTTGTGTGGTGCCAGCCTTACTAGTTTACATCCTAGTGTTTATGGAGACTCAAATATCGGA ATTGATCATTGATAAAAAAGAACGTAAGCTGCGAAAGGGCAATGGCTATCATATGGACATCGTGGTAGTCTGCCTGATGAACGTGGGATGCGGGCTGATGGGTGCACCTTGGTGTTCCGCCGCGTCAGTGCGTTCCCTCACTCATGTATCCGCCGTGACAGTGATGTCACGCACCCACGCACCTGGTGACAAGCCGCACATCGTCGAAGTAAAAGAGCAACGAGTGAGCGCTCTCCTTGTCGCCATACTTATAGGCGTAAGCGTGCTGATGGCACCTCTGCTGCGGCGAGTACCGATGTCCGTCCTTCTCGGTGTGTTCCTCTACATGGGCATCTCGTCGACAAACGGCGTGCAGTTGTTTGACCGCGTTAAGC TTTTCATGCCGGTCAAGCACCACGGTACAGCGAACTACGTACGCCGCGTGCAAACCTACAAGATGCACATCTTCACTTCCATACAGATCCTGTGCCTAGCCGTATTGTGGATAGTTAAAAGTACAAGGGCCGCCCTGGCCCTACCCTTCTTCCTCATCTTAATGATACCGTTACGCGCTCAGATGAGTCACTTCTTCACCACCGCGGAGCTGCGCGCCCTCGACAGTAAGGGACCCGAACATGAAGTTGAAGATGAGCTGGACTTTTACGAGGAAGCTCCTTTACCTGGTTAG